The genomic interval GCGGCAGCGTTCACGCTACCGTTCAACATCTGGATGCTGTATGGGTATTTCAAGACGATTCCAGTTTCGTTAGAAGAATCCGCACGCATCGACGGTGCCTCGCAGTTGCAGGTACTCACGAAAATCGTGTTGCCCCTCACGAAGCCCGCGCTAGTCGCGAGTGTCACCTACACGTTCCTCTATGCGTGGAACCGGCTGCTGTTCGTTCTCACCTTCCTTACGGACGCATCGAAGTACAACATACCACGTGGGGTGTTCTCCATGGTCGGGGCGCTGCAGACCGACTGGCGGATGATGTTGACCGTCTCGGTAATCGGGATTCTACCGCTGTTGATCCTGTTTGCCTTCCTCGAAGAGTACATCGTCAGTGGGATGACCGCTGGCGCTGTAAAGGAGTAACTCCTTCTCTACGTTTCTCTGCGCTCTGCTTCTGGCGCACCAGAGATGCAAATAATGGTGACTCGGCAAGGACTGCTGTCGTGACTGCAGATGTTAGCGTCCTGCACCACCCGGTGAATTAACCTCTCTCCGTTCATGCTCCGCTCATGGAGTTCGCAATCTGGGGCTATCCGTGGGACATCCGTGATGAGGGGCCGGAAACCGTCGAACAGCGCCTCCGAGAAATCGGAATCGACGAACTCAACCTGGCGACAAACTACCATAGCGTGCAAGCGTTCGCTCCCCACAACCCGGAGCGCCGAACGCACTTCGCCCACGCGAGTTCGTATTTCGTTCCCGACGAGCGCTATGGCGCACTCGAACCCGTCCCCTATGAAGGGATGGACGGCGACTGGGTGAAAGCGATTGCTGAACGCTGGTCTGACCTAACACTCAACTCATGGACGATCGGCTGTCACAATTCCCGTCTTGGAATGGCTACTCCAGAAGCCACGATAGAATCGCCACACGGTGATGACCTCGTCTTCGGGCTCTGCCCATCGAACCCAGCCGTCCAAGAGTATCTCATCTCGCTCATCGGTGACATCTCAGACCGCGATACGTTCGACCGCATCGAATTGGAGACGTTCGATTACTTCTACGGGACCGGCTTTGGGTGGCACCACCAGAAGATCCATGCTCGACTCGGGGCGCTCGGTGAGTTCCTATTCGGCCTCTGCTTCTGTGATCACTGCCGGGCGACTGCAGCTGACGCTGGTATCGATGTCGACGCCGTTCGCACCACAGCTACCGAGACTCTTGATGCTATCATCGACGGTCGTGTTCCGTACGATCTCAGACCAGAGCAGTGGCTCCACTCACATCCTGCTGTCGCTGATTACGTCGACAGACGTGAGGACACCCTTACTGACCTGTATGCCGATCTCGCTACTGTGAGTGGTGAGACGCCGCTCGGTTACTACGTCGGAATGCCCGAAGCTGGCCGAGAATGGATGGCAGGCGTCGACCTTGAACGACTGGCAAATCATGTCGACTACTACTGCCTGCCCGCCTACAAATCGTCATGCGAGGCTGTCCTCGAAGCATACCAGACTGTTCAGACGCTCAGCCCCGACATCCCATTACACGTCGGTATACTTCCCGGACATCCAGCCATTCACGACGAAGCTACTGTCGTCGACATCGTAGATGGACTCCATACCGAAGGCGTCCCGCGTGTGTCGTTTTACAATTACGGCCTTCTCCCAGAGCAGTCATTGGAGTGGATTGAGACTGCGATTACCAACCTTCACTGACGAACAGTGGTCTGGATGACACCTCTCAGGCGGTGAATCTGATGGGTTTCGGTATCCGCGCAAAAGATCCGCCTCGTATTTTATGTGACCACCCTACCAGGACCGTGTATGGAGATTACAGATGTGACCGCAGTCACCGTCGATATGCCGTTAGCTGGGCTTGACCAACCCCTCGGCATCGGCCCATATGTCACAAATCACGGCCAGGTTGACTCTATGGAGCGCGTCCTCGTTCGCGTTGAGACGAACGAAGGAATCGCTGGCTGGGGCGAGATGCGGACCTTCCTAACCCCGACTGCCACAGAATCCGTCCTCGAAGATGGCATCGGGCCACTCGTTGAAGGCCAGTCGCCGTTCGAAATCGAACGGCTCCGACGACAGGTGTTCATCGAATACACGAACATCGAACTCTTCTTTGCCGCTGTTGAGACCGCGTGCTGGGATATCGTGGGCAAGGCGCTGGAGAAACCCGTCTTCGAACTCCTCGGAGGGGCGACTGCACCCCAGCAGACCGCAGCGATGAATGCTGATGCGGCGGATGACGAGACATCTATCAGTCGTGATGTTGAGTTTGCGTTCTGTCTGGGCATTCTTCCACCAGACGAATCTCGCCCAAAAGCCCGTGAAGCACTCGATGCTGGCTTCTCTGTCCTAAAGACGAAAGCTGGGCGCAATTGGCAACAAGACGTTGAGCGAATAAAGGCCATGCACGAAGAGGTGGATGGACAACTCGAGTTCCGGCTTGACCCGAATCAAGGCTGGTCACTTGACCAGGCCGTTCGTGTGGGAGCCGCCCTCGAAGATGCGGGGATTTACCTTCAGTACATGGAACAGCCAATTCGTGTCAACGCACACTCCTCGCTCGCTCGACTTCGGCAGCGACTTCGACAGCCGATCGCGCCGAATGAGGATACGTACATTCCCCACAACCTCCGATCGCTCATCCAAGAGGGAGCAATGGATGTCGCTGTCCTCGACCTGACCCCAGCAGGAGGGATTGCCGGGCTCCGGCAGCAAGCAGCAATCGTAGAAGACGCTGGGATTCCCTACACACATCATTGTGCATTCGATCTCGGCATTCGGACGGCTGCAATTCTCCACGCAGTCCATGGACTGCCCGGATTCTCGCTCCCGCCAGACACTACCTACTACGCTTGGGAAAACGACGTACTCACAGAACCATTCGAGGTCACAGACGGCAGTATGACAGTTCCCGAAGAGCCCGGCCTCGGGATTGACGTTGATCTGGACGTCATCGAGGACTATCGCGTCTAAGGAGAGCGGAGCCAGATTGGTACTTCCGCAATCATGAGCGCGGGCGGTCACTTCACACTGCTCACACCGTAACATGAGGGTAAGATTCTTTGTTTCTACGCGAGAGTCTTAGTTCGGTATGATTGAGTTGTCTTTAGCTGACCGACCGGCGATTGTGACCGGTGCATCAAGAGGGATTGGCCGTCGAATCGCGACAAAGTTCGCAGCAGCAGGCGGTGATGTCGCCATCTGCTCTCGGTCATACGATGATGTCAAACCGGTCGCTGAAGAGCTGACAGCTGAGTACGATGGTCGTGTCGTCCCAGTAGAGTGTGATATCACGGACAGTGCAGAGATTGCCGACCTCGTCGACACTACACTCGAAGAGTTCGGAGATCTCCGAGTCTTGGTGAACAACGCTGGGGGCGCCGCTGAATCAGCTGATCTCTTACACCGCTGTGATGAGGAGACCTATGAATGGATGCTCGACCTGAACTTAAAGGGGCCATTCCTCATGGCCAAGGAGGTACTCCCAGCGATGGTTGCGGCTGGCGGGGGATCGATGGTTCATGTCGGGTCAGTCAACGGATTGTTCGGTATTGGTCTGGCTGGCTACTCGGAGGCAAAGAGCGGCCTCCTCGCGCTTTCGCGCAACATCGCGACACACTACGGACAGTATGGTATCCGGTCGAACGTCCTCTCTGCAGGGACGATTGAAACAGAGAATCGCAAAGCAGAGATGGAAAATACCGAACAACGCTCGGAGGGAACGAGTGCGCGCGATCGATGGCTTGATCAGTACCCGCTCGGACGCTTCGGACGGCCTGACGAAGTCGCTGACACCACACTCTTCCTCGCAACAGAACGGGCTGGCTTCATCACCGGTGAGAACATCGTCGTTGACGGTGGCCTCACTGTTGGACTCTCGACACCGTTCGAGAACGAGATTTACCAAGCTGATGAGCAACCATCTGACGAATCCATCACTCAAAGAGAGTGACCGTCATCGAGTCACCCCTTGAGTATTCGACCCACTCTGCCAGTAGATTCAATGGCAGGTCGTGTATGTAGGTAGATATGGAGGAAGTAAGTACAGACCAGGCACCGAGTGCGATTGGACCCTACTCACAAGCGATTAAAGAAGATGGCCGAGTCTACGTATCAGGCCAAGGACCCGTCGACCCAGAAACGGATAAAATCGCCTCGGACAATATCGGTGAGCAAACCGCCCAGACGCTCGAGAATATCGCGGCGATACTCGATGCAGCAGGGACGTCACTCGATGACGTAGTGAAGTCAAAAGTGTTTGTCACAGACATGGACGATTACGAGGCGGTTAATGAAGTCTATGCAGAGTACATGAGCGAGCCCTACCCTGCACGGGCAGCTGTCGAAGTATCTCGACTCCCTATCGAAATCGGTGTTGAGATCGAGGTTATCGCGAGTCTCAAATGAGATTGAGGTAGTTCTCTATCGAAATAGCTAATCAATCGTTTGACTGGAGAATGTTGAAGTGCGAGCGCTGATAAGCTGGTAAGACTCACACATCACGTCGATCAACAATCTGTTAGATGAAGTTCACAGAAGCCAAAGAGCGGAATAACAGCTGTTGAGCCCTCAGGGTACCTCGTCGCCGTGTGACCGTCCACAGAAGTAGTCACAACGCCTGAATCAACCAAGGGGTTGTTGTCTCTGTACTCGTTCATCTAGGTAGGGCTGCACAGCATCCCTGCATCGGTATCCATCCGGTGGATCTGTTAGTGTACGGCCAACGAGCATACAAGTCAGCCCATGTGATGTGAATGTTCTTGGCAACATGGCAACTCTTCTACTTCGTTGAGAGGCGTTGGTCGACGAGTGTCCGTACCTGTGGGAGGACCGTCGTGCACGGTGGTCTACGAGACGTGACGTGGCCTTGGGGAGTCCGTTATACCTCATATTCTCAGACCATGAACAGAGCAATGGAAATACCATTAAGTCTGGGCTCTTCGAAATTAATTGCTCATTCTCTATAGGAACACCAAGATGTACTTATTACCAACATGCAGGCATCGTTTATTGCTAATTGTCGGTTAGTATTGGGAAGATTGTCTGACTCTACCACGCCTTTCGCAACGAGTTTTGAATATTGGATGCGTCTATTGGTGGGGCTACCCGATTACCAGTGACTTCCCCGTCCTTCGACGCTCTGAAAGCCGGTTCATCTGGAGCTCAGGTAGTCAGGAATGATTTTCTCCCTCCCGAATTCACAAGCAATAGTGAGCAAATATATCTGTACACCTATCGCAAATACTTCACACTGAAGAGGATTCGAGGCGTCCCGGTAATCTCGTGACAGACACGTTGAGTTTCGACCGCACCAACTCGGGTCGGGAGTACAGCGACACATCTGGAACGTTCACTCAGGAGCCACGGTCAATGACGGGAAGTAGGTCTCGTAGAAGCCACTATCGAAGCTGACCAGCGCATCTGCGTCAGCGGTTGCGTGCCCGCCGATGACGAAGTCCGCAGCGATATGCTGACGCGGTGCAAGATCTTCACGACACGCTTCACACCGGACACGTTGTTTCTCCCCGCAAGACGGACATTGCAGTCCATCTGGTCGCCGATTCGTATACTGTTGGAATTGTTCACCGGCTCGGAACAATGCCTCTCGTGACGGCTCAACGAGTTGAATGCTGAGGTCTTCGAAAAACTGGTCGAGTTCCGGCATGGTCGCAAAGTGCCCATCGGCTGCCAGTTCAGCGTATACAATCGGCGTGATAACGACACGGCCTTCCCGATAGACGCGCCGAAGTTCTCGTTCACTATTGTCAGTGTGTTCGTCGTCGTACAACAACGCGAGAAGTGCGCTCGTATCGACTGCTGTGATCACGTGTCTGCCTCGGACGTCTCCTCGTCCTCGTCATCGACATCCCGGGGATACTCACTACGAAGCCGTCGCATTCGGTCGGGCATCGTCTCATCGCTTTCAGCGCTACCACGATACTTCTCAAACGGATCGTCGCCCTCTGCCGTGGTCGGTTGTTTCTTTTGGATCGTATAGCCAGACTCACCCTCCTTAAACGCGATTTCGTCACCGGGTTCGATTCCGAGTGCGTCCCGAATGTGCTTCGGGATTGTGACTTGGCCTTTGGTAGTAACGCGCGGCATGTCCATACAAAGTAGGTAATACTCATTAGGTATTACGGCAAGTCACAGATCGATTCTCGGAGCGAGCGTGATGTGCGCTCTCGCTCCCGCGAGCTATCACCCGTATTCAACAACAGCCAGTAGTACGATGGACGTCCGTTCGATGCCTGGCTTCGAGGCCACACCGACTACAGCGGAAATACACACTCCCGGTTGGAGTGCCTCGAGGCCCGTATTCGGTGTGTGGGCCAGTGATGGTTGCCTCAGCCGTAGGTAGCTGACTTCGAGTGGATGGACAGACCCCAGCGAGAGGGCTGTAGCTGCTGAGGCGTCTTGTGCTAATCCGAAAGGTACCTCTTCCGGAGGTGGGTGACGTACTGTTTATCCCAGTGTTTGGTTTCGATGTAGTAGGTCAGGACAGCGCTGACGTACGCTGAAGAGAGGACATCGTGGCTGGCGAGTGAGCAGAGGATGTGCGGTGTCGTGAAAAGCGTGTTCCGGTCGTCGAGCGCGAGACTGACAAAGAGGTAGTTCGTGGTGTTGAACTCGTCGGTGATGAAGAGATCTGCGTCGAGATCATTCGCGAGCCAGATACCGTCCGACTCTCCACGGTCGAGCCCGTAGTCAAGCGGGTCATCGAGTCGGTCGTCGACATCGTGTGTCGTCAACTGGTCTGACGCCCGAAGGGCGAGCGCTGCCGCAGCCGAGAGCAGGTCGTCACTCCCAGTCGCCTCACTGAGTTCACCGAGTACGCTCGTGGGCGTATGAACATCGTATGAGACGAGGAGGGCCTTGAGTGGATCCGCCCCAGTGGGAGCCGTCGGTCGACTATCGACAACGGGGGTGGCGAGATTCAATAGGACATTGGCGTCGACAACAGCGACGGTTTCGGCCATCGTCAGGGGCGCGAATCCTCGTCTGCTGACTCGGAGTCCTCGTCCGGCACCCACGCTGGAACGTCACCGTCGTAGAACTCCTCGTCACTGGGGAGGTCACCGGTGAGCTGGGGTTCTGGTGGTGTCCGGTCGATCGAAGCGCGGAGGAGCTTCATCCGCATCGCCTCTTCACGACCGAGGACGGTCTCGACTATCTGGTAGTCGATTCGGTCGTTGTAGTAGGCGTCGCTGAGGCGACGGCGGAACTCCTCGTCGTTCGCGAGTTCCTCGAGCTCGTCTTCGAGCGCATCGATGAGAAGGCGCGTCCGTGAGATATCGAGTATCTCGACGACACTGTCGGCGCGCTCGACGAGCGAGGCTGGTGCGTTGAAATCAACCCGTGTTTTGTCTTCCGCCATCTCACTCATGTGTAGAGTTTACACATGATTAAACCCATTGCTCGCCTTCCAAAGGCAGCTCACTGACAGTCAGTCGAGCGATGGACATCTGCTCGATGCCTGGCTTCGAGGCCACACTGACTACAGCGGAAATACACACTCCCCGTTGGAGTGCCTCGCGGTCCGTATTCGGTGTGCGGACCGGTGATGAGTGGCGTTTGCCGTTCTACGTCGTGTATCGATCCATCAGGTCGCTGTGGTAGCTCGCCAGTGGGACCAGCGATACAGCCCGCCTTGATTTCCAAATCGACACGGCGGAGGTGCTTGCATCCCCCATCCGGTTCGCGGTAGTACCAATCTGAACAGGTACACGCTGGCAGGCGCATATCGACCGCATACACACGCCCGGAGGCAACGCGAACCTCGTAGCGACCACCTGTCCGGAGTAACGAGACAGCCATCGGTTCGGTTCGAGCACGGCGTGTTCGTGGCTGCTCGGCTGGCTCTCGCTCTACTGAAGGAGTGTCGTTCGACATTGGAATACGAGTCTCCCCGCACCCGTCAGGGGGTGATAAACCGTCCAGCGAGCGTGTCCAGTCGCTCCTCGACGCTTGCGATGACCCACCAGAAGGTTGAGAGTTGTGATAAAATAACACAACTCTGGCCGGGTTATAGCGGTGTTAATAAAAGCAGAAATGCGTGTTTGTAGCACAACTACACCGTCAGAGATGGAATACTACTTCCTGTGGCGTTGTTGTGTAGCTCACCCGAGCGAGGTTTTTGATCAGGAACCGCTGTCTCGGTTTCGATGATGTGTCGCTCTCGGTCAAGGGCTCGTACCTCGACACCTCGCCACAGGTGGGAGGTTCGCCCTCGAATCGGCCAGCGAGAGAGACAGCTGTCTCTGTAGATTGTACCACAGGCCACATCTCGTCAGCTGGCTGTAGGCAAATATTGAATGAATTCCGCCATGTTTGAAACGGGCTTCAAATGGATTCTGAACCATTGAGAAACCATTTCCAGTAATAGGGCATAAGATTTCTGTCAGTAATAATATCGCCTGAGTTCGGGGGGAACGGATGGAGCACTCTTTCGCGCGGACAGTTCTGGCTGAGTCAACGTTTCTAACTGACTCAGTGGTTCGACGATTCTATTAACTTGGTTGACCCGAACCGTAATGCAGTCGAGTCCGCTACCCTACAGTATGAGCAATACGGCCCCGGAAGGGTTCGAGGATCCCTTCGCAGAGCAGCAGCGGATGCGTGAGCTGCTCTCTCAGGAGACGTGCCACCTCATCGTGCAGGTGATTCTCGGTCACCCAGCACACCTCGCGTCGTTGGCCGAACTTGACTACATGATTCCGAAGAACGAGGTGGCCATCCTCAACCAGCTCGAGACTCTCCAAGAGGCAGGGATTCTCGATGTATACGTGCACGAACCGAACGTGTCGACGCGAAACCTCCCGTCAAAGTTCTGGGGACCGACCGAGCGTGGGGTCGAAATCCTCTACCAGCATAATTTCTTGCGGGGCGTCCCGATTGCACGCGCGGTCTACGAGGAAACAAATAAATCCGAGCGGGTGCAGCGCCACGAGGACGCACCGCGACCAACGCTTCCCAAAGCCGTGAGAGAGGCACTTGACTTCGATGAGCCGGATATGAAAGAGACTGAAACTTCATGACATTCTCCTGCGGTAAACGCGGGGGAGGATGTCACCTCTGGTCGTCTGGTCTCCCGTGAACCGTATGCTGATTGCGAGTGAGCGATCAGCAGAGAGGGTTAGGACTCTCCCATCAAGTCAGGAGACGTCGATCACTGTGCCGTCGCTCCGTCAACCGCCTCCATCCGCTCTTCGATTGCTGCAATGAGTTGCGTCGCAGTCGCAGAGAGCCGGCACAATCGCTCGCTCAGGACATCCTCGTCGTCGTCCTGCCACCGGGCGATGTACAGCGCCGAGTTATCCACATCGAGGCCGAAGTGCCGACCGACGACGTACGCAACGCTCTCGGCTTCCACCTCGCGTTTCGCCCGTTCCTCCGGAGCGACTCGACCGTCCATGTGCAACAGCGCATGGGCGTACTCGTGGATGAGCGTGCTCGCCATCTCGGCGTATTCGCCAACCCGTTTCACCAGGACGAGCGGGGGTTTCTCACCCCGGTACTGACACAGGCCACGGGCAGTGCCCAGCGGCCACTCCTCCTCCTCGACCACTTCTACGGCCACATCGAGGGCACGCCCACACTCCAACAGGCGCGCCAACAGTGGTTTTCCCTCGCCGGTTGCCGCTGTGTCGAGTGTGGGAAGGGCCCTCCCCTCTGTCTGGGAGACGTCGAACACGGGCACGGGTTTGAAGCCGACCACCCCTCGCGACCACTCCTCGGT from Halomarina salina carries:
- a CDS encoding mandelate racemase/muconate lactonizing enzyme family protein, with the translated sequence MEITDVTAVTVDMPLAGLDQPLGIGPYVTNHGQVDSMERVLVRVETNEGIAGWGEMRTFLTPTATESVLEDGIGPLVEGQSPFEIERLRRQVFIEYTNIELFFAAVETACWDIVGKALEKPVFELLGGATAPQQTAAMNADAADDETSISRDVEFAFCLGILPPDESRPKAREALDAGFSVLKTKAGRNWQQDVERIKAMHEEVDGQLEFRLDPNQGWSLDQAVRVGAALEDAGIYLQYMEQPIRVNAHSSLARLRQRLRQPIAPNEDTYIPHNLRSLIQEGAMDVAVLDLTPAGGIAGLRQQAAIVEDAGIPYTHHCAFDLGIRTAAILHAVHGLPGFSLPPDTTYYAWENDVLTEPFEVTDGSMTVPEEPGLGIDVDLDVIEDYRV
- a CDS encoding SDR family NAD(P)-dependent oxidoreductase encodes the protein MIELSLADRPAIVTGASRGIGRRIATKFAAAGGDVAICSRSYDDVKPVAEELTAEYDGRVVPVECDITDSAEIADLVDTTLEEFGDLRVLVNNAGGAAESADLLHRCDEETYEWMLDLNLKGPFLMAKEVLPAMVAAGGGSMVHVGSVNGLFGIGLAGYSEAKSGLLALSRNIATHYGQYGIRSNVLSAGTIETENRKAEMENTEQRSEGTSARDRWLDQYPLGRFGRPDEVADTTLFLATERAGFITGENIVVDGGLTVGLSTPFENEIYQADEQPSDESITQRE
- a CDS encoding Rid family detoxifying hydrolase; the protein is MEEVSTDQAPSAIGPYSQAIKEDGRVYVSGQGPVDPETDKIASDNIGEQTAQTLENIAAILDAAGTSLDDVVKSKVFVTDMDDYEAVNEVYAEYMSEPYPARAAVEVSRLPIEIGVEIEVIASLK
- a CDS encoding PIN domain-containing protein, whose translation is MITAVDTSALLALLYDDEHTDNSERELRRVYREGRVVITPIVYAELAADGHFATMPELDQFFEDLSIQLVEPSREALFRAGEQFQQYTNRRPDGLQCPSCGEKQRVRCEACREDLAPRQHIAADFVIGGHATADADALVSFDSGFYETYFPSLTVAPE
- a CDS encoding AbrB/MazE/SpoVT family DNA-binding domain-containing protein, producing MPRVTTKGQVTIPKHIRDALGIEPGDEIAFKEGESGYTIQKKQPTTAEGDDPFEKYRGSAESDETMPDRMRRLRSEYPRDVDDEDEETSEADT
- a CDS encoding ArsR family transcriptional regulator codes for the protein MSNTAPEGFEDPFAEQQRMRELLSQETCHLIVQVILGHPAHLASLAELDYMIPKNEVAILNQLETLQEAGILDVYVHEPNVSTRNLPSKFWGPTERGVEILYQHNFLRGVPIARAVYEETNKSERVQRHEDAPRPTLPKAVREALDFDEPDMKETETS
- a CDS encoding DUF955 domain-containing protein; this encodes MSSTTTPALSESERSNRPAAMNDTIESWIADLSDLTDEARASEEFQSWLEVHSRFHEYSFRNTLLIKQQAPEATKVAGYRTWQTEFERQVRGGESAIWIWAPIITERCPACHESRQYHEASDCADTTPTEEWSRGVVGFKPVPVFDVSQTEGRALPTLDTAATGEGKPLLARLLECGRALDVAVEVVEEEEWPLGTARGLCQYRGEKPPLVLVKRVGEYAEMASTLIHEYAHALLHMDGRVAPEERAKREVEAESVAYVVGRHFGLDVDNSALYIARWQDDDEDVLSERLCRLSATATQLIAAIEERMEAVDGATAQ